One Streptomyces fagopyri DNA window includes the following coding sequences:
- a CDS encoding metal-dependent transcriptional regulator codes for MSGLIDTTEMYLRTILELEEEGVVPMRARIAERLDQSGPTVSQTVARMERDGLVAVASDRHLELTDEGRRLATRVMRKHRLAECLLVDVIGLEWEQVHAEACRWEHVMSEAVERRVLELLRHPTESPYGNPIPGLEELGEKDGADPFLDEGMVSLAELDPGLDGKTVVVRRIGEPIQTDAQLMYTLRRAGVQPGSVVSVTESAGGVLVGSGGEAAELESDVASHVFVAKR; via the coding sequence ATGTCCGGACTGATCGACACCACGGAGATGTATCTCCGCACCATCCTCGAGCTGGAGGAGGAAGGCGTGGTCCCCATGCGCGCCCGGATCGCCGAGCGGCTCGACCAGAGCGGACCGACGGTCAGCCAGACGGTGGCGCGCATGGAGCGCGACGGCCTGGTGGCGGTCGCCAGCGACCGGCACCTGGAGCTCACCGACGAGGGCCGCCGCCTGGCCACCCGGGTGATGCGCAAGCACCGCCTGGCCGAGTGCCTGCTCGTCGACGTGATCGGCCTGGAGTGGGAGCAGGTGCACGCCGAGGCCTGCCGCTGGGAGCACGTGATGAGCGAGGCCGTCGAGCGGCGCGTTCTGGAACTGCTGCGCCACCCGACCGAGTCGCCGTACGGCAACCCGATCCCCGGCCTGGAGGAGCTCGGCGAGAAGGACGGCGCCGACCCGTTCCTGGACGAGGGCATGGTGTCGCTGGCCGAGCTCGACCCGGGTCTGGACGGCAAGACCGTCGTCGTACGCCGGATCGGTGAGCCCATCCAGACGGACGCGCAGCTGATGTACACCCTGCGCCGGGCGGGTGTGCAGCCCGGTTCCGTGGTGAGCGTGACGGAGTCGGCGGGCGGCGTGCTCGTCGGCAGCGGCGGCGAGGCGGCGGAGCTGGAGTCGGACGTCGCGTCCCACGTGTTCGTCGCGAAGCGCTGA
- a CDS encoding alpha/beta fold hydrolase, which yields MVRRIDVTGAGGLRLAAWEFAGHPENDPPSGPQAPGVLLLHGLMGRASHWASTARWLSERHRAVALDQRGHGQSDRAPQEGYTREAYVEDAEAALEQLGLGPAVVVGHAMGALTAWQLAAKRPDLVRGLVVCDMRASALGAASQREWEHWFKAWPMPFASLADVRKWFGEDDPWVERPNPSRGEFYAEVMHETSDGWRPVFEPEQMLKSRETWVYDAHWEELAQVRCPALVVRGLDGELGRAESQEMVRVLPHGRYAEVADAGHLVHYDRPQAWRTAIEPFLDGVLTG from the coding sequence ATGGTGCGGCGCATCGACGTGACAGGCGCGGGCGGCCTACGCCTGGCCGCGTGGGAGTTCGCCGGTCATCCCGAGAACGATCCCCCGTCGGGCCCGCAGGCCCCCGGGGTGCTGTTGCTGCACGGCCTCATGGGCCGCGCCTCGCACTGGGCCTCCACCGCCCGCTGGCTCTCCGAACGGCACCGGGCGGTCGCGCTCGACCAGCGCGGCCACGGGCAGAGCGACAGGGCGCCGCAGGAGGGCTACACCCGCGAGGCGTACGTCGAGGACGCCGAGGCCGCCCTCGAACAGCTTGGTCTCGGGCCGGCCGTCGTCGTCGGTCACGCCATGGGCGCGCTGACCGCCTGGCAGCTCGCCGCCAAACGCCCCGACCTGGTCCGCGGGCTGGTCGTCTGCGACATGAGGGCCTCGGCGTTAGGGGCCGCGTCGCAGCGGGAGTGGGAGCACTGGTTCAAGGCCTGGCCGATGCCGTTCGCCTCGCTCGCCGACGTACGGAAGTGGTTCGGCGAGGACGACCCCTGGGTGGAGCGCCCCAATCCGTCCCGCGGCGAGTTCTACGCCGAGGTGATGCACGAGACGTCCGACGGCTGGCGTCCCGTCTTCGAACCCGAGCAGATGCTGAAGTCCCGCGAGACCTGGGTGTATGACGCCCACTGGGAGGAGCTCGCCCAGGTCAGGTGCCCCGCCCTGGTCGTCAGGGGCCTGGACGGCGAGCTCGGCCGGGCCGAGTCCCAGGAGATGGTCCGGGTCCTGCCGCACGGCCGGTACGCGGAGGTGGCCGACGCCGGCCACCTCGTCCACTACGACCGGCCGCAGGCCTGGCGCACCGCGATCGAGCCGTTCCTCGACGGCGTCCTCACCGGCTGA
- a CDS encoding transporter codes for MSTPASVPASTAPGTPAAPSPPGSTASLTPVVVRLKLSLLRNGLRRSGGRRAAYLTSVVLVLLVAALQLLGLIALRGNPHAVSVTVPLVVVLALGWAVMPLFFPSGDETLDPTRLVMLPLRPRPLVRALLAASLVGIGPLFTLCLLVGSVVSVARGTAAYVTAVVAVVVALLVCVALARAVAAANIRLLSSRKGRDLAVLSGLVIAVGAQLVNFGVQRLGSAGGLAELDPVADVLRWVPPGSAIGAVDSVSEGSYGAGAVQLALGVAALAGLLALWSRHLTRLMTSPDGSTLRTAEPTRERGPSGLGRLLPPGRTGTVMERSLRYVWRDPKTKAAWVTSLAIGLIVPVFNALQGTGSVYFACFAAGMLGIQMYNQFGQDTSAFWTVAMTISSPRDAYVELRGRALALLVITLPYATLVTALTTALLGDWGRLPEVLGLSFALLGAMLATGAWSSARFPYSIPQEGYKNVAPGQAGLAWISIFGGMVSAALLSAPVIVLTIWVNVAADGDRWSWLLLPLGAGYGALIALLGLRMAAPRTARRLPEILAAVSKG; via the coding sequence GTGAGCACGCCGGCGAGCGTCCCCGCGAGCACCGCCCCGGGCACCCCGGCGGCCCCTTCCCCACCCGGCTCCACCGCGTCCCTCACTCCCGTCGTCGTACGGCTGAAGCTGTCGCTCCTGCGCAACGGGCTGCGCCGGTCGGGCGGGCGACGGGCCGCGTACCTCACCTCGGTCGTCCTCGTCCTCCTCGTCGCCGCCCTCCAGCTGCTGGGCCTGATCGCGCTGCGCGGCAACCCGCACGCCGTCTCCGTCACCGTGCCGCTGGTGGTGGTGCTGGCGCTCGGCTGGGCCGTGATGCCGCTGTTCTTCCCCAGCGGCGACGAGACGCTCGACCCGACGCGGCTGGTCATGCTGCCGCTGCGGCCGCGCCCGCTCGTCAGGGCGCTGCTGGCGGCCTCGCTGGTCGGCATCGGACCGCTGTTCACGCTCTGTCTGCTCGTCGGGTCCGTCGTCTCGGTGGCGCGCGGCACGGCGGCGTACGTCACCGCCGTCGTCGCCGTGGTCGTGGCCCTGCTCGTCTGCGTGGCCCTCGCGCGTGCCGTCGCCGCCGCCAACATCCGGCTGCTGTCCAGCCGCAAGGGCCGCGATCTCGCGGTGCTCAGCGGGCTGGTGATCGCGGTCGGCGCGCAGCTGGTCAACTTCGGTGTGCAGCGCCTGGGTTCGGCGGGCGGCCTCGCGGAACTCGACCCGGTGGCCGACGTGCTGCGGTGGGTGCCGCCGGGGTCGGCGATCGGTGCCGTGGACTCGGTGAGCGAGGGCTCGTACGGGGCCGGGGCCGTGCAACTGGCGTTGGGCGTGGCCGCGCTGGCGGGGCTGCTGGCGCTGTGGTCGCGGCATCTGACCCGCCTGATGACCTCACCGGACGGCTCGACCCTGCGGACCGCGGAGCCCACCCGGGAGCGGGGCCCTTCGGGGCTCGGCCGGCTGCTGCCGCCGGGACGCACCGGGACGGTCATGGAGCGCAGTCTGCGGTACGTGTGGCGGGACCCGAAGACGAAGGCCGCGTGGGTGACCTCGCTGGCCATCGGGCTGATCGTGCCGGTGTTCAACGCGCTGCAGGGCACCGGCTCGGTCTATTTCGCGTGCTTCGCGGCCGGGATGCTCGGGATCCAGATGTACAACCAGTTCGGGCAGGACACGTCCGCGTTCTGGACGGTCGCGATGACGATCTCGTCCCCGCGGGACGCGTATGTCGAACTGCGCGGACGGGCGCTGGCCCTGCTGGTCATCACCCTGCCGTACGCGACGCTCGTGACCGCCCTGACGACCGCCCTGCTCGGCGACTGGGGGCGGCTGCCCGAGGTGCTGGGGCTGTCCTTCGCGCTGCTCGGCGCGATGCTGGCCACCGGAGCCTGGTCGTCGGCCCGCTTCCCGTACTCGATCCCGCAGGAGGGGTACAAGAACGTGGCCCCCGGGCAGGCGGGGCTCGCCTGGATCTCCATCTTCGGCGGCATGGTCTCGGCGGCCCTGCTGAGCGCCCCCGTGATCGTCCTCACGATCTGGGTGAACGTGGCGGCGGACGGAGACCGGTGGAGCTGGCTGCTGCTGCCGCTCGGGGCGGGATACGGGGCGCTGATCGCGCTGCTGGGGCTGCGGATGGCCGCGCCCCGCACGGCCCGGCGGCTCCCGGAGATCCTGGCGGCGGTGAGCAAGGGCTGA
- a CDS encoding ABC transporter ATP-binding protein produces MTQGAAVHVQGLWKRFGEQVAVGGIDLELPAGRFIGLVGPNGAGKTTTLSMVTGLLRPDQGTVEIVGRDVWRDPAAVKARIGVLPEGLRLFERLSGRELLAYTGRLRGLPGPEVDKRATQLLDVLDLAGAQHKLVVDYSTGMRKKIGLAAALLHNPEVLFLDEPFEGVDPVSAQTIRGVLERYTGSGATVVFSSHVMELVESLCDWVAVMVAGRIRAHGPLAEVRGDAPSLQQAFLELVGARGRTPGADLDWLGGGAR; encoded by the coding sequence ATGACCCAGGGAGCAGCCGTACACGTGCAAGGGCTCTGGAAACGGTTCGGGGAGCAGGTCGCCGTCGGCGGGATCGACCTGGAACTGCCCGCGGGCCGGTTCATCGGGCTCGTCGGCCCGAACGGGGCCGGGAAGACCACCACCCTCTCGATGGTGACCGGGCTGCTCAGGCCCGACCAGGGCACCGTCGAGATCGTGGGCCGTGACGTGTGGCGCGACCCGGCGGCGGTGAAGGCCCGGATCGGCGTCCTGCCCGAGGGCCTGCGGCTGTTCGAGCGGCTCTCCGGGCGTGAACTCCTCGCCTACACCGGCCGGTTGCGCGGCCTGCCCGGGCCCGAGGTGGACAAGCGCGCCACTCAGCTCCTCGACGTCCTCGACCTCGCGGGCGCCCAGCACAAGCTCGTCGTCGACTACTCGACGGGCATGCGCAAGAAGATCGGGCTCGCCGCCGCCCTCCTCCACAACCCCGAAGTCCTCTTCCTCGACGAGCCGTTCGAGGGCGTCGACCCCGTATCCGCGCAGACCATCCGCGGCGTCCTGGAGCGGTACACGGGGTCGGGCGCCACGGTCGTCTTCTCCTCGCACGTGATGGAACTCGTCGAGTCGCTGTGCGACTGGGTGGCCGTCATGGTCGCGGGGCGCATCCGCGCCCACGGCCCGCTCGCGGAGGTCCGCGGCGACGCTCCCTCGCTCCAGCAGGCGTTCCTCGAACTCGTCGGCGCGCGCGGCCGCACGCCCGGGGCCGACCTGGACTGGCTGGGCGGCGGCGCCCGGTGA
- a CDS encoding bifunctional DNA primase/polymerase: MFIVEETIAGPEAAQIPKQRGESLLDTAVRYAEERHWDVFPGTWLEAVDGTQRCSCGDGRCSAPGAHPAREDWAAQVTGSVTVARRMWSKQPTASILLPTGRTFDAIDVPESAGFLALARMERMELTLGPVTCTPDRRMHFFVLPGAAAKVPDLVRKLGWTPASLDLVALGEGSYVAAPPTRFGSRGSVQWARRPTPANRWLPDVEELISPLAYACGRDR, from the coding sequence GTGTTCATCGTGGAAGAGACCATCGCGGGGCCCGAGGCCGCCCAGATCCCGAAGCAGCGCGGCGAATCGCTGCTGGACACCGCCGTGCGATATGCCGAGGAACGCCACTGGGACGTGTTCCCGGGTACCTGGCTGGAAGCCGTCGACGGCACACAGCGTTGCTCCTGCGGCGACGGCCGGTGCTCCGCGCCCGGCGCGCATCCGGCGCGCGAGGACTGGGCGGCCCAGGTGACCGGCAGCGTGACCGTCGCCCGCCGCATGTGGTCGAAGCAGCCCACTGCGTCGATCCTGCTGCCCACCGGGCGTACGTTCGACGCGATCGACGTGCCCGAGTCGGCCGGCTTCCTCGCGCTCGCCCGTATGGAGCGGATGGAGCTGACGCTCGGCCCGGTGACCTGCACCCCGGACCGGCGCATGCACTTCTTCGTGCTCCCCGGCGCCGCCGCGAAGGTCCCCGACCTCGTACGGAAGCTCGGCTGGACGCCGGCCTCGCTCGACCTCGTCGCGCTCGGCGAGGGTTCGTACGTCGCCGCCCCGCCGACCCGGTTCGGGTCCCGGGGGTCCGTGCAGTGGGCCCGCCGCCCCACGCCCGCCAACCGCTGGCTGCCGGACGTGGAGGAGCTGATCTCACCGCTCGCCTACGCGTGCGGACGCGACCGGTAG
- a CDS encoding transcriptional regulator, whose amino-acid sequence MAARPLVARQPNERLQALIQEAGCSNAGLARRVNMCGAEHGLDLRYDKTSVARWLRGQQPRGRAPAIIAEALGRKLGRTVTIDEIGMANGKNLASGVGLQFSPTVLGAIEQVCELWRSDVGRRDFLSGSSVAASALVEPSRDWLISAPDSQVARAAGPRVGVSDVAAVRAMTQALVDLDHQYGSGHVRPVVVHYLNSVVSGLLAGSYREAVGRELFAAVSRLTELAGYMAIDTGQPGLAQRYYIQALRLAQAAGDRGYGGYVLAASMSHLAAQLGNPREIAQLARAAQEGARGRVTPRAESMFHAAEARGHALMGDARAAQVASGRAVTALESADGASGDDPAWIAHFDEAYLADELAHCHRDLGQAEAAARCAEESLAGHPESRARRRAIGYVLLATAQVQQREVEQACHTGLRAVELLGTLRSNRGAEYLEDLQQRLDPYREEPVVREFGARLELQAAA is encoded by the coding sequence ATGGCCGCAAGGCCGCTCGTCGCGCGGCAGCCGAACGAACGACTGCAGGCGCTCATCCAGGAAGCGGGCTGTTCCAACGCCGGGCTGGCCCGCCGGGTCAACATGTGCGGCGCGGAGCACGGCCTCGACCTGCGCTACGACAAGACGTCCGTGGCCCGCTGGCTGCGTGGCCAGCAGCCGCGGGGACGGGCGCCCGCGATCATCGCGGAGGCGCTGGGCCGCAAGCTCGGCCGTACGGTCACGATCGACGAGATCGGCATGGCCAACGGCAAGAACCTCGCGTCCGGCGTCGGCCTGCAGTTCTCGCCGACCGTCCTGGGCGCCATCGAGCAGGTGTGTGAGCTGTGGCGGAGCGACGTCGGACGCAGGGACTTCCTGTCCGGCTCGTCCGTCGCCGCCTCCGCGCTCGTCGAGCCCAGCCGTGACTGGCTGATCTCCGCGCCGGACTCCCAGGTGGCGCGCGCGGCGGGCCCGCGGGTCGGGGTCTCCGACGTGGCGGCGGTGCGCGCGATGACCCAGGCGCTGGTGGACCTCGACCACCAGTACGGCAGTGGCCATGTGCGCCCGGTCGTCGTGCACTACCTCAACAGCGTGGTCTCCGGCCTGCTCGCGGGCTCCTACCGGGAGGCGGTCGGGCGTGAACTCTTCGCAGCCGTCTCCCGGTTGACGGAGCTCGCCGGCTACATGGCCATCGACACCGGTCAACCGGGGCTCGCCCAGCGCTACTACATCCAGGCGCTGAGACTCGCCCAGGCGGCCGGTGACCGGGGGTACGGCGGCTACGTGCTCGCCGCGTCCATGAGCCACTTGGCGGCGCAGCTCGGGAACCCGCGCGAGATCGCGCAGTTGGCGCGTGCCGCCCAGGAGGGCGCACGGGGACGGGTGACACCGCGCGCGGAGTCGATGTTCCACGCCGCCGAGGCGCGCGGGCACGCGCTGATGGGCGACGCGCGCGCCGCCCAGGTTGCGTCGGGGCGCGCGGTCACTGCCCTGGAGTCCGCCGACGGGGCCTCGGGCGACGACCCGGCGTGGATCGCGCACTTCGACGAGGCGTATCTCGCCGACGAGTTGGCGCACTGCCACCGGGACCTGGGGCAGGCCGAGGCGGCCGCGCGGTGCGCGGAGGAGTCGCTCGCCGGGCATCCGGAGTCGCGGGCCCGCCGCCGGGCCATCGGCTATGTGCTGCTCGCCACCGCGCAGGTCCAGCAGCGCGAGGTGGAGCAGGCGTGTCATACGGGCCTGCGCGCGGTCGAGTTGCTGGGCACGCTGCGCTCCAACCGGGGGGCCGAGTACCTGGAGGACCTGCAACAGCGCCTCGATCCGTACCGGGAGGAGCCGGTGGTGAGGGAGTTCGGGGCGAGGCTGGAGCTCCAGGCGGCGGCGTGA